The segment TGCATCAGTAAGTTTTCCCAAAACCTGGCACATGCCTGTCATTTCCTGTGGGGGGAACAGGTCTAGTGGGGAACACTGATTTCTTATAAATCCACACTTCTAGAGAAGAGTAAAGCTACAAGAGGTTTTTGCCTGGAATTATTACAGGCAACCAATGAGTGTATTCTTAAAAGTAGGGGAAAAGCTGTGTTCTTACCTTCCTACTGCCTGGACAGCCAGAGGTATGTGGAATGTTGGAATTGTCCATATTTTACATGGATCTTGGATGCCAGCAGAGACATGTCAGGTAAAGAGTGTCCACAAGTAACTGTGTAGCATTGATGCTACAGGAAAGCAGCCTCCTGACGGGAGTTTGCACAGAGCTTATGGCTGAGCAATGGAGGAATTTGCAGTGCTAAAAGGCAGGGCTATGCAAGGAAAGCAAAAAGGAGAAGGTGCAAGAAGATAAAGGTGAAAATAAACACCTTATTTTACTCCTTTgacctaatttttttccttgatgtgTGAGATAAAATCTGGGGTGTGCTGATATAAGTGGGAGCCTTGCCTTCTCAGCCCAGACAGTATTTCCCCTGAGTGAATAAAATACTTCAGCTTAGACTTCTTCACACTCAGGGACATACCAGGGCACGTTTGTCAGCGTGTACCACACACATTATCTCCCTACTTGAATTTCTTCCACTGTCTTTGATTACATCCCAGCAATCTCGTGATCTCTCACTGCAGGACAGCCAAACTGTGCAGTTTCCCCATGAATCCTGGAGGTGGAAGCAGGTTAGGAGAGGGGAAATATGGCTGAGGTGAAATTTGCTTCCTCCTAGAAGCCATTAGATGTAATTCTGTTGGTCTGAGCAGCAGGACATACACTTGAGCGATGTGATCTTGTCCCATGAGGACCCAGCCTGGGTGACACAATCAACTCTGTCCCTCCCCGGGTTGACACCTTTAACTCCAGCTTTTCAGGAATGTTCTGGCAGTGTTTATGACCCAGTTTCTCTAATGTGCCTCATGTGATGCTCACTGATTAAGGGGGCTGTGTGTAAAGATGAGTGCTCTTTGCTACTGCAGAGAGCCACACTACAAACGATTTTGGCATGGTAGCTCTGCTTGCCAAAGTAAAGGCTGTTCAGTTGTATGCTTCTGGTTAATATTCTGATTGAAATGGGTATATTTTTTCAATGGATCTCCTCCATCAGTTCAGAGCCAGCATCTGCcccaaagaaattatttggaaggatgatttttttcaagttctttctcatctttctctttttcttctttaaaatagggttttttcccttcagatTACTTACACTGTATTAAAATAAGACTAAACAAATTCTGAGCAAAAAGCTCCTCTCCTAAACTCCAGAAAAGCCAGGAGCAGGATAGCTCTGAGActccttttcttctcctggACTTCCCTTTCTGGTGCTAGGAGCATCAGGCCATCTCCTGGCTGTTCATTCTCTGGTTTGTTCATCTGTCACATGCCAAAGAATATCAGCCATGGAAGTTTCTGTATAACTTGAAAAGATAATTTGTCCCCTTCCAGCTCAAGTTTGAGAGAGACTGGTTCAGACTTGTGTTTCAGAGCTGGAGGGACAATCCAGGGAATGCTATTCCATTCCAGCTTTTTTCACAGGAGTAGGAAGGGGTGAGGGCTCAGCTCAGAAGAAGCTCCCTGTCTTTGCTTGCCTGTCCAAAAATTTTGGTGTTGCTAGCCCAAGACCCTGTGCAAGGCTCCTGTTTAAAAAACCTGGCTAATTCAGGGATAATTATCCACGGAGCATTTTATTAAATGGTATTGGAATAACTCCATTATCCCTCAGTTCACCCATTTCCCCATGTCAGCAAGATGGGTTTGTTGAGCCTGCAGAATTCCTTTTTGCCCTTGTCAGATCGTGATAATCCTCCGGATTTATCCTGTGTGATAAACGCTCCCCAGCCAGAAGggaggcaggcagcaggacagatcCACCTACATCTGGTGGCTGTGTGGgctccagcaccacagcatctGAAAACCTTGTCCTTGCAAGGAAGGGCGCTTCCGTTGTGCAGCTGGGAAGCCAGGACATGTGGAGTCTTTTAAAATCTTGTTAAACGCCCATCAGTGTTCCTGGGGAGTGAACAGCGCTAAAGACAAGCTGCTCATGGGGTCCAGGGGCTTTTCTGGCTACCTGTGCCCTTTCTATTCCCTCCagacaatgaaaaataaaaacccatgGCGGTAGTTCCCTTCTGCCACTGTGCTTCACATGTTTTAGATCCTGAAATCTTAATCCCACAGGTGGAGCAAGGATGGGTTTGGAGTTAAGGAGAGATGGACAGTGTGGGAGGTCCTTTGTCTGTGCTGGTtctcctgctcccagggagggggaaggagtTCCTCGTGCCAGGCTTTTGCAGAGAGGTCCTCAGTCAAGGAGCAGGTGAAAAGGGGCAATTTTTGACAGATCATGTGAAATgtgagcagctgggacaggtgcaTATTATGCCTTACAGTTTGTGATAAAGGAGCTGCCTGGCATTTTGGAGGAGCACACTGGCAGGCAGAGTGTGCTTTCATTTTGTTGCGCTGACAAAGAAGCTCCATAAAGGTATGGTTTTACTGCTCAAATATCCAGTCTGAACTGGATGTAACAGCCTGCAAGTGTATCTAATGACTAATACGCAAATTGAAGAGACACATTTTACATTACACTGTAGCATTTTACCTTTTCAATAGATGGCAGAGGTTGATGGGCAGCAATTAAATAATCTGTCCAGTTTCACAGCTGCATTAAATTCAtaagcacacaaaaaaaaaatgaaccagCAGAGCTATTCACTCCTATTCACATGCcacctttttgttttcagtttggtCTGGGGCCTCTTCCCAGGGTCTGTCACACTGCCGACAGGGAGCACCTTGCTCAGGCTCAGCGCTTCCCTCCCGCCTTCAGTGGTTTTCTTACCAAGTGTGTTGCTGTCCTTGTCCTAAAACTGAGGAGAGTCTGGcttaagattattttttcccGTGTTTCCCTCCCAGGAGAGCTATAACTCTGAGTGTGAGTTCGTGGAGAGGATCCACGAGCTGGGTTACAACACCTACGCCTCCCGCCTGTACCGgactgtgcccagcagggcgGGCGCCAAGCGCAGAGCCAGCGCCGAGAGACTCTGGTACGTCTCCATCAACGGCAAAGGACGACCCAGGAGGGGCTTTAAAACCCGCAGGACACAGAAAtcctctctctttctgcccagagtgctggaCAACAAAGACCATGAGATGGTCCGGCTGTTCCACAGCAACGCGAAATACCGGGAGGGTCTCCTGAGGGCCCCGAGCAGGAACCAGCGCAGAAGGAGAGGACACTGATGGGGTGGGGGAGCTcgtggtggggctgggggggactgggagccTTCAAAGAGCCACTACAAGAACTAACAGCTGTGATTGTACAGGAGGCATTAACAGTGACAGGTTTTATACTCTGTGTAATAGGACCAAAACCCGCATCGCTTGCTTTTAGCTGTTGTAGGTTTGTTACCTGTGGGGAAAGAGATGGGAGGTAAGCTGAGGCACATTCAAAGGTAAATTAGCTGGATGTAATAATTTTGCAATGactttcatgttttcttttcttaaaaaaaattatttcaagtgTTTTCATTCTAACTTGCCATAGGCTATTATCTCAGTGACGTTGCCCTCCCAGATATTTAACACTTACCAAATGTATGTCCTCAGAGAAGGCATAGTGCTTTCATAGCTCTTCTGGCCACGAGAGGCTACATTCTTATTTTTACATAATACAGGAGTTAGAAAACTGGTGGTTTGTTTCTTtaaacatatatttatttttattttatggccACCCATTATCAATTATACTTTTTCCAGGACTGTCCAAGAAAAGTAAGATTGTCAGCTACTTCAAACACTTCCATAGGCCTGCACATTACCAGATCATCCTTGATTTTGTAAAACTAAAACTCCAAGATGCCTGACCTTGtcatttaaataaatgaatggTGGTAAAGTGGCATTTGCATTGGTCAGGCTTTGGCAGTATAAATCTCTTTACCAACAGATGACTCTTCTCTTAGAACAGGACTCAAATGTGATGTGAAAGAGAGTAAGTTTGGCTTGGATATTGGGAAgtaattgttccctgtgagggtgctgaggccctggcacaggtttcccagggaggctgtggctgccccatccctggaagtgtccaaggccaggctggatggggctctgagcaacctgggatggtggaaggtgtccctgctcatggcagggggtggaatgggatgagatttgaggtcccttccaacccaaaccatcccatgcTTCTATGATTTTTCTGCTGTGATTCTTCTTCTGCAAAGTTAACTTCTGCAAAGCCAAGGGGAGTCCCCATCACAGATTCAATTTTGAGCAGTTCTAAgctttaaatgtttttcttggCATCCAGAAGATGACAGAATAGTACAAAGACTGAGATGTGCTTGACAAGCACAAATAATGGTAATCTCAGTGGGGTTTGGCCTTGTGCTCTTTGTTTCCCAGAATTTGGCCCTGAGAGTGGagagatggagggaaaaaaaaaaagactgcacTGAAATAAACCCTCCATCTGAATTTAACAGAAGATCTGTAAGTTAAATCTGACATTACATAGAAACAGACAGGTGTGAATCCCATTTCTGATCATATTGAGAAAAAAGGTCTTCTTGTAGGCTGCTTTTGAATAGACCCATTTAAATGTGCTCATTGAGAACTAGGTAGGGAAAAATCTTCATTTTGCCAGGAGGTGAAATCCGTGTGAGAGAGAAATAAGATGAGTTCACAGAATGGGGTGACCAAGCCTAGGTTTAGCACTGCTTACATCTCCATAAAGGTAAAACCAGAAAGGTATTTTTATACCAAATAATATGTTCCATTCCTTCCACCCTCCTATCTTTCCTGTAATATTCTAACAAAGGAGGAAACTATGTTTCAATAAGAAAGTCAAAGTTTCTTGATCTGCATTCTTCTTTATACTGAAATAATGTAAAAAGACACTTAAATTATGTACATTAAGTAATGGTGCACACAGAATAGACCTAGATTTAAAGAAGGGCAGGGAAAACAAATCACCCAcattcccaaattttcctgcttttacaaagcaacaaaaaataGTGATGGGATCTTCATGGAGTTAACCAGGCAGCCTCATGTCAGGAGCCACTGACAAAGAGGAAACAGAGAGACGGAAAGGGAAGCAGAAGAATTCAGGTTTTCTCTTTGTTCACTGTCCTGCCAACCACACAGGGCCCAAACTGCTGCGGGATCCaaggtgcctgctgaaagttGGTCATatcagggaagaaaaggaagctTTGCCTCCTGGGTATCAGGGCTGTTTTGGGGACACACTCTTGGGTCTGCCAGTTCCCCAGTCTCAATTCCCAGCTGCACTTCCCACTAGAGGTGGGAGATGACTGGGCAGGAAAGGAGGACACGAGGAGtcctcccagctctccagctccAGGAACAAAATGCAAGGGAAGGAAAGTGTCAGCAAGCCCAGCTGGCAAGAAAAGATCACATACAGCTGAACGTTGAGAGACAGTGTTTCCCTCAGGTctaatttctaaataaataatgaaaaagatttctttttgacTGCAGTTTCAGATTTACTTGACCTCAACTTGTAGAAATCCATTCTTTGCTTTCTCTCCCCTAAAATTGCTGTTGTAAAGTTAATGACTACTTTATATCTGCTTCAGATATTTTTGATAGAGCTGATGGTCTGAAGAAAATGAACAAACTCGTGTTTCCCATGACACAAAGATGCATCTTCACCCCTGCTCCAAGTCCATTTCCTCTCAAATGTTTGCTCTTCGCTCCCAGCTTTCTCAAGGGCACGTTTTTTGTGCTGGCTGTATCCCTTGCTTTGCTACACCTCTGTTGTTACCcatttttcctcttgttcttttcTCCTGCCTCT is part of the Passer domesticus isolate bPasDom1 chromosome 6, bPasDom1.hap1, whole genome shotgun sequence genome and harbors:
- the FGF3 gene encoding fibroblast growth factor 3; translated protein: MGIIWILFLTLLQEPCSPGRAEAAGAGARPRRDAGGRGGVYEHLGGAPRRRKLYCATKYHLQIHPSGRINGTLEKNSAFSILEITAVDVGVVAIKGLFSGRYLAMNKRGRLYASESYNSECEFVERIHELGYNTYASRLYRTVPSRAGAKRRASAERLWYVSINGKGRPRRGFKTRRTQKSSLFLPRVLDNKDHEMVRLFHSNAKYREGLLRAPSRNQRRRRGH